Genomic DNA from Desulfuromonas versatilis:
AGGGTGGTCACCACCATCTCTCCCCACTCGCCCTCGGGAACCGGCTGCAGGGTTTGGGGGTCGACGATCTCGAGGATGTAGTAATCCCCCCAGTAGTGGATGCAGTCGTGCTCGGGGCACTCGATGCCGGTGCCGGGACCGTAGAGCTCGGTGAGCCCGGTAATGTCGAACAGCTCGGCGCCACCGAACAGTTCGGAGACCTTCTGGCGCATCGAGCGGCTGGAGCGCTCCGAGCCGTAGATGATCTTGTTGACCGCGATCTTGTCGGCGATGCCGCGGCGGTGGATCTCCTCGGCCATCAGCAGGGCCATGGAGGCGGTGGAGCAGAAGACCGTCGACTGGAAGTCGAGCAGAAACTGGATCTGCATGTCGATGTTGCCCGGACCGACCGGCACCGCCAGGGCGCCGATCTTCTCGCAGCCGAGCTGAAAGCCCATGCCGGCGGTCCAGACGCCGTAGCCGACGGCGATCTGCACCCGGTCGAGGGGCGTGACCCCGGCCATCTGGTAGCAGCGGGCGAAGAAATGGGTCCAGTCGTCGAGGTCTTTCTGCGTGTAGCAGAGCACCTTGCGCTTGCCGGTGGTGCCCGAGCTGGCATGGACCCGCACGATCTGCTCGAAAGGGACCGCCCGCAGCGGGAAGGGGTAGCCCTCGCGCAGGTCGTCGGCGGTGGTGAAGGGGAGGCGGCGCAAATCCTCGAGGGAGCGGATGCTTTCCGGGGGCGCCCCGGCGGCCTCGAGCCGCTCGCGGTAAAAGCTCGAGCCCTCCCAGGCATGGCGCACCGTCCACTGCAGGCCGGCCAGTTGATGCCGCTGCAATGCTTCCTCGGAGGCGAAGGCGGGCATGAAATTCTGCTGACGCATATCGGGTTTCTCCAGGCGGATGTTGGTCAGGCCGGCCGCGCCGAGGCGGCTGGCCGCGGGGTTGTCGTGGCTGGCGGCGCCGAGAAAGGCGGCGCGCAGGGCCGGGTCGCCGAGCAGATCGGCGCTGGCGCCGTGTTCGACGATGCGGCCGTTGGCCAGCAGGTAGGCCTTGTCCGAGGCTGAGAGGGCGCGGGCGGCGTTCTGCTCGACCAGCAGGATGGTGGTGCCGGCCCGGGCCAGTTGATGGATGATGGCGAAGATCTCGTCGGTGATCAGCGGCGCCAGCCCCAGGCTCGGCTCGTCGAGCAGCAGCAGCCGGGGGCGGGCCATCAGCGCCCGGCCCATGGCGAGCATCTGCTGCTCGCCCCCCGAGAGGGTTCCGGCGAGCTGGGCGCGGCGCTCCTGCAGCTTGGGAAAGCGGGCGAAGACCTCCTGCTTGCCGGCGGCCAGCTCCTTTTTCGGCAGCTTCAGCGCCAGCCCGCCGAGTTCCAGGTTCTCCTCCACCGAAAGGTGGGCGAAGACTTCCCGCCCCTCGGGAGAGAGGGCGAGGCCCCGGCGCACCATCCAGGCCGGCGGCCGGCCGCTGACCAGTTCGCCGTCGAGGCGGATTTCCCCGCCGCTCGGCTTGACCAGTCCCATCAGGCACTTGAGCAGGGTACTCTTGCCGGCGCCGTTGGCTCCGACCAGGGCGACCGTCTCGCCCTTGCCGACCTCCAAGTCGAGGCCGAACAGGGCCTGGGCGGCGCCGTAGTGGGCGGTGAGATTGGCGATTCTCAGCATCAGGCGGTGGCCTCCATCTTGCCCAGGTAGGCTTCCAGCACCAGGGGGTTGCGGCGCACCTCGGCGGGGGAGCCGGCGGCGATGCAGCGGCCGCTGTCGAGGACCACCACCTGGTCGGCGAGCCCCATCACCAGCTCCATGTCGTGTTCCACCAGCAGCAGGGTCTGCCCCTCGCGGCGCAGGCGGCCAAGCTGCTCGCCCACTGCCGCGGTCTCGTCGGCGTTCAGCCCGGCCACCGGCTCGTCGAGCAGAACCAGCCGCGGGGTACTGACGCAGGCGCGGGCCAGCTCGACCCGCTTCTTGTCGCCATAGGCGAGGATCGAGACCGGCAGCGCCGCCTTGTCGGCCAGGCCGAAGCGGTCGAGGGCCTCGAGGGCCCGCAGTTTGAGCTGCCGCTCCCGGTGGCGCAGGTAGGGCAGGCGCAGCATGGCCATCACCATGGAGCGCCCGGCCTCGCAGGTCAGGCCGGTGAGGACATTGTCGAGCACCGACAGCCGGGGGAAGAGTTTGAGGTTCTGGAAGGTGCGGGCAATGCCGAGCCGGGCGATGTGGTGCGGCGCCATTCCGGCGAGTTCGGCCTGGCCGAAACGGATCGATCCCGCGCTCGGCGCGAGGACGCCGCTGATGCAGTTGATCAGGGTGCTCTTGCCGGCGCCGTTGGGGCCGATCAGGGCGGTCACCTGCCCCTTTGGGACGGTGAAGCCGACCCCGTCGAGGGCGGGCAGCCCGCCGAAGCGTTTACCGACTCCCTCAAGCTGCAGCATTTTTCCCCCTGCGCAGGGCCAGCCGCAGGCGCAGCTGGTCGGCCACCCCGGTCACCAGCCCCTGGGGCAAAAACATCAGCACCAGCACCAGGATACCGCCGTGAACGAAGTCCTTGTAGGTCTCGAAGATATCGATCCACTCGGGGAGCATGGTGAGCAGGCCGGCGCCGAACAGCGAGCCCCAGATCGAGCCCATGCCGCCGACCACCACCATGATCGCGAAATCCGTGGAGGTGAAGATGTCGAAGGAGTCGGGGCTGATGAAACCGTAACAGTGGGCGAAGAGGCTGCCGGCCAGCGAGGCGAACACCGCGGAAAGGACGAAGACCTGGACCTTGGCCCGCCGAGTGTCGACTCCCAGGGCCGCGGCCGCCGTCTCGTCGCCGGACAGCGCCGCCAGCCCGCGACCGACCCCGCTGCGCACCAGATTGAGCGCCAGCAGCAGGCAGGCCAGGGTGAAGCCCCAGACCAGGTAGTGAAAGCGCACCTCGCTGTCGAAGGCGAAGTCGCCAATGGCCAGGGGAGGCATACCGTAAAACCCGCTCGGGCCGCCGGTGACCTCGTCCCACTGGAGCAGCAGGGTATGCACCACGAAATTGAAGCCGAGGGTCGCCATGGCCAGGTAATGGCCGGAGAGGCGCAGCACCGGAACCCCGAGCAGCAGGGCGAACAAGGCGACCAGCAGCGCCACCCCGAACATGGACGGCCAGGGCGGCAGGTCGAAGGTGACCGTGGCCAGCGCGGTGCCGTAGGCTCCCAGCCCGAAAAAGGCGCCGTGCCCGAGGGAGATCTGCCCGGCGAAGCCGATGAACAGGTTGAGGCCGAGGACGATGATGGCGTGGATGGCGATCAGGTTGGTCAACCCGAGGGTGTAGGGGTTGTTTTCGAAAAGCGGGAACAGGGCGACCGCCAGGGTAAAGAGAAATACCCCCAGGCCGGTGCGGTGCAGATAAATAAAATAAAAGATTTTTTCTTTCGCGGTCATGGACAATCTTCCGTAGGGGCGACCTATTGGTCGCCCAGGGCGAGGCATGCCTTGCCCCTACGCTTCCATCCCTTTGCGGAATGCCGCCAGGTTCTGCTCGAGAAATTTTGCCGGGGCCAGGGCGCGGATCGCCCGTTCGCAGTCCTCCACCGTGCAGAACAGCGCCTGGCGCTTGAGGGCCAGGCCGAGCAGCACCAGGTTGGAGAGGACCGGGTTGCCAAGCTCGCGGGCGGCGCCGGAGGCATCGACCCGCTCCCCGTCGCCGGCCTGGTCCGCATTGATGAACAGCCGGCCGTCGGCTTTAAGCAGGGGGCGATGCACCGGGAGGTTGGCATCCCACAGCAGCAGTCCGACATCGGCCTGGCCGGCGCGGATCAGCGGGCTGGCGAAGGGGCCGACCTTGATGGTCGAGAGCACGGTGCCGCCGCGCTGGGCCATGCCGTGGGTTTCGGCGGTGAGCACCGGCAGGCCCAGGTCGACCGCCGCCTGGGCGATGACCCGGGTGAGAAACAGGACCCCCTGGCCGCCGATGCCGCTGACGATGATCTGCTGCTTCATGAGCGCTTCTCCTTGGTGATGGCATCGACCGGGCAGGAGGCGATGCAGGTGCCGCAGCCAACGCAGCGGTCCTGGTTGACCAGGGCC
This window encodes:
- a CDS encoding ATP-binding cassette domain-containing protein produces the protein MLRIANLTAHYGAAQALFGLDLEVGKGETVALVGANGAGKSTLLKCLMGLVKPSGGEIRLDGELVSGRPPAWMVRRGLALSPEGREVFAHLSVEENLELGGLALKLPKKELAAGKQEVFARFPKLQERRAQLAGTLSGGEQQMLAMGRALMARPRLLLLDEPSLGLAPLITDEIFAIIHQLARAGTTILLVEQNAARALSASDKAYLLANGRIVEHGASADLLGDPALRAAFLGAASHDNPAASRLGAAGLTNIRLEKPDMRQQNFMPAFASEEALQRHQLAGLQWTVRHAWEGSSFYRERLEAAGAPPESIRSLEDLRRLPFTTADDLREGYPFPLRAVPFEQIVRVHASSGTTGKRKVLCYTQKDLDDWTHFFARCYQMAGVTPLDRVQIAVGYGVWTAGMGFQLGCEKIGALAVPVGPGNIDMQIQFLLDFQSTVFCSTASMALLMAEEIHRRGIADKIAVNKIIYGSERSSRSMRQKVSELFGGAELFDITGLTELYGPGTGIECPEHDCIHYWGDYYILEIVDPQTLQPVPEGEWGEMVVTTLCKEGAPLIRYRTRDITRIIPGTCSCGSPLPRHSRIKGRSDDTIKFRGVNIYPSSIDTILSAVPGLGSEYQIHLTREEGSGRDNMRLVIERAQGVAASRSPELIHETLHQIKKQLLVTAAIELVDYGSLPRSERKSQRVFDSRIQDEIV
- a CDS encoding ABC transporter ATP-binding protein, with amino-acid sequence MLQLEGVGKRFGGLPALDGVGFTVPKGQVTALIGPNGAGKSTLINCISGVLAPSAGSIRFGQAELAGMAPHHIARLGIARTFQNLKLFPRLSVLDNVLTGLTCEAGRSMVMAMLRLPYLRHRERQLKLRALEALDRFGLADKAALPVSILAYGDKKRVELARACVSTPRLVLLDEPVAGLNADETAAVGEQLGRLRREGQTLLLVEHDMELVMGLADQVVVLDSGRCIAAGSPAEVRRNPLVLEAYLGKMEATA
- a CDS encoding branched-chain amino acid ABC transporter permease, yielding MTAKEKIFYFIYLHRTGLGVFLFTLAVALFPLFENNPYTLGLTNLIAIHAIIVLGLNLFIGFAGQISLGHGAFFGLGAYGTALATVTFDLPPWPSMFGVALLVALFALLLGVPVLRLSGHYLAMATLGFNFVVHTLLLQWDEVTGGPSGFYGMPPLAIGDFAFDSEVRFHYLVWGFTLACLLLALNLVRSGVGRGLAALSGDETAAAALGVDTRRAKVQVFVLSAVFASLAGSLFAHCYGFISPDSFDIFTSTDFAIMVVVGGMGSIWGSLFGAGLLTMLPEWIDIFETYKDFVHGGILVLVLMFLPQGLVTGVADQLRLRLALRRGKNAAA
- a CDS encoding 2-oxoacid:acceptor oxidoreductase family protein — encoded protein: MKQQIIVSGIGGQGVLFLTRVIAQAAVDLGLPVLTAETHGMAQRGGTVLSTIKVGPFASPLIRAGQADVGLLLWDANLPVHRPLLKADGRLFINADQAGDGERVDASGAARELGNPVLSNLVLLGLALKRQALFCTVEDCERAIRALAPAKFLEQNLAAFRKGMEA